The following proteins are co-located in the Psychrobium sp. MM17-31 genome:
- the rhlP gene encoding rhombotarget lipoprotein (RhlP (RHombo-target LipoProtein) is a family of predicted lipoproteins that, in general, co-occurs with a form of rhombosortase, and that has an apparent cleavage site for that enzyme, a GlyGly motif, near the C-terminus.) — MSTTKHINSSVVDYLYSDEKVTNQSLKQTYLKLPLKVGIAFAPTNVSATRSPITKPEKIKLLEQIADNFRDYEFVDKLEVIPAAYLRTKGGFDNLEQISKMYDIDVIALVSYDQVQFTDEGALSMTYLTIVGAYIFSGEKNDTSTLLDTTIYDINSRKLLFRAPGSSNVKGSSTPINLSEALREDSLKGFELATQDMIENLQLALAKFRNSIKNTNSDTKLLQSSR, encoded by the coding sequence ATGTCCACCACAAAACACATTAACAGTAGCGTCGTTGATTACCTGTATAGCGACGAAAAAGTAACTAACCAATCACTTAAGCAAACCTACCTAAAACTACCTCTCAAAGTCGGTATTGCCTTCGCGCCAACGAATGTCTCAGCCACTCGCTCACCTATTACCAAGCCGGAGAAAATAAAGCTGCTGGAACAAATCGCCGATAACTTTCGAGACTACGAATTTGTCGATAAATTAGAAGTCATTCCGGCAGCATATTTGCGCACTAAGGGAGGCTTCGACAATCTAGAACAGATAAGTAAAATGTACGACATCGATGTAATAGCCTTAGTATCTTACGACCAAGTGCAATTTACCGACGAAGGCGCGCTATCGATGACCTATTTAACCATAGTCGGCGCTTACATTTTCTCGGGCGAAAAGAACGATACCAGCACTTTACTAGACACCACCATCTACGACATCAACAGCCGTAAACTCCTATTTCGAGCCCCAGGCTCAAGTAATGTCAAAGGCAGCTCAACACCTATAAATTTAAGCGAAGCATTACGAGAAGACAGCCTCAAAGGCTTTGAACTTGCGACTCAGGATATGATCGAGAATTTACAGCTGGCATTAGCAAAATTTCGAAACAGTATAAAAAACACAAATAGTGATACTAAGCTATTGCAATCAAGCCGTTAA